From Vicugna pacos chromosome 6, VicPac4, whole genome shotgun sequence, a single genomic window includes:
- the POLE2 gene encoding DNA polymerase epsilon subunit 2 isoform X1 encodes MAPERLRSRVLSAFKLRGLLLRGEAIKYLTEALQSITEVELEDALEKIIDAVEKQPLSSNMIERSVVEAAVQECSQSVDETIEHIFNIIGAFDSPRFVYNSERKKFLPLLMTNHPAPNLFGTARDKAELFRERYTILHQRTHRHELFTPPVIGSHPDESGSKFQLKTIETLLGCTAKIRDVIVLGMITQLKEGKFFLEDPTGTVQLDLSKAQFHSGLYTESCFVLAEGWFEDQVFHVNAFGFPPTEPSSTTRAYYGNINFFGGPSNTSVKTSAKLKQLEEENKDAMFVFVSDVWLDQVEVLEKLHTMFSGYSPAPPTCFIFCGNFLSAPYGKNQVQALKDSLKTLADIICEYPNIHQSSRFVFVPGPEDPGFGSILPRPPFAESITDEFRQRVPFSVFTTNPCRIQYCTQEIIVFREDLVNKMCRNCVRFPSSNLDIPNHFVKTILSQGHLTPLPLYVCPVYWAYDYALRVYPVPDLLVIADKYDPFTLTNTECLCINPGSFPRSGFSFKVFYPSNKTVEDSKLQGF; translated from the exons TGAAGCTATTAAGTACCTCACAGAAGCTCTTCAGTCTATCACTGAAGTCGAGCTTGAAGATGCCCTGGAAAAGATCATCGATGCAGTTGAAAAGCAACCCT TGTCATCAAACATGATCGAACGGTCTGTAGTGGAAGCAGCAGTCCAGGAGTGCAGTCAGTCCGTAGATGAAACCAT AGAACATATTTTCAATATCATAGGAGCATTTGATAGTCCACGCTTTGTGTACAATTCGGAAAGGAAAAAATTTCTTCC tttattaatGACCAACCACCCTGCACCAAATTTATTTGGGACAGCAAGAGATAAAGCAGAGCTGTTTCGTGAACGATATACCATTTTGCACCAG agGACCCACAGACATGAATTATTTACTCCTCCCGTGATAGGTTCCCACCCTGATGAAAGCGGAAGCAAATTCCAG cttaaaacaatagaaacccTGTTGGGCTGTACAGCCAAAATCAGAGATGTGATTGTCCTTGGAATGATAACGCAGTTAAAAGAG ggaaaattttttctgGAAGATCCTACAGGAACAGTGCAACTGGATCTTAGTAAAGCT CAGTTCCATAGTGGTTTATACACGGAGTCATGCTTTGTCTTAGCAGAGG GTTGGTTTGAAGATCAGGTGTTTCATGTCAATGCCTTTGGATTTCCACCCACTGAACCCTCTAGTACCACTAG GGCATACTatggaaatattaatttttttggagggcCTTCTAATACATCTGTGAAGACTTCTGCAAAACTAAAACAACTAGAAGAAGAGAATAAAGATGCCATGTTTGTGTTTGTATCTGATGTTTGGTTGGACCAAGTAGAAGTATTGGAAAAACTTCACACCATGTTTTCTG GTTATTCACCAGCACCTCCAACCTGCTTTATTTTCTGTGGTAATTTTTTGTCTGCACCATATGGAAAAAATCAGGTTCAAGCTTTGAAAG attcCCTAAAAACTTTGGCAGATATAATATGTGAATACCCAAATATTCACCAAAG TAGTCGTTTTGTGTTTGTACCTGGCCCAGAGGACCCTGGATTTGGTTCCATCTTACCAAG GCCACCATTTGCTGAAAGCATCACTGATGAATTCAGACAAAGagtaccattttcagtttttacaaCTAACCCTTGCAG AATTCAGTATTGTACACAAGAAATTATTGTCTTTCGTGAAGACTTAGTGAATAAAATGTGCAGAAACTGTGTCCGTTTTCCTAGTAGCAATTTGGATATTCCTAATCAT TTTGTAAAGACTATCTTATCCCAAGGACACCTGACTCCTCTACCTCTTTATGTCTGCCCGGTGTACTGGGCGTATGACTATGCCCTGAGAGTGTACCCTGTGCCCGATCTGCTTGTCATCGCAGACAAATACGATCCTTTTACTTTGACCAATACCGAATGCCTCTGCATAAACCCT
- the POLE2 gene encoding DNA polymerase epsilon subunit 2 isoform X2, whose product MIERSVVEAAVQECSQSVDETIEHIFNIIGAFDSPRFVYNSERKKFLPLLMTNHPAPNLFGTARDKAELFRERYTILHQRTHRHELFTPPVIGSHPDESGSKFQLKTIETLLGCTAKIRDVIVLGMITQLKEGKFFLEDPTGTVQLDLSKAQFHSGLYTESCFVLAEGWFEDQVFHVNAFGFPPTEPSSTTRAYYGNINFFGGPSNTSVKTSAKLKQLEEENKDAMFVFVSDVWLDQVEVLEKLHTMFSGYSPAPPTCFIFCGNFLSAPYGKNQVQALKDSLKTLADIICEYPNIHQSSRFVFVPGPEDPGFGSILPRPPFAESITDEFRQRVPFSVFTTNPCRIQYCTQEIIVFREDLVNKMCRNCVRFPSSNLDIPNHFVKTILSQGHLTPLPLYVCPVYWAYDYALRVYPVPDLLVIADKYDPFTLTNTECLCINPGSFPRSGFSFKVFYPSNKTVEDSKLQGF is encoded by the exons ATGATCGAACGGTCTGTAGTGGAAGCAGCAGTCCAGGAGTGCAGTCAGTCCGTAGATGAAACCAT AGAACATATTTTCAATATCATAGGAGCATTTGATAGTCCACGCTTTGTGTACAATTCGGAAAGGAAAAAATTTCTTCC tttattaatGACCAACCACCCTGCACCAAATTTATTTGGGACAGCAAGAGATAAAGCAGAGCTGTTTCGTGAACGATATACCATTTTGCACCAG agGACCCACAGACATGAATTATTTACTCCTCCCGTGATAGGTTCCCACCCTGATGAAAGCGGAAGCAAATTCCAG cttaaaacaatagaaacccTGTTGGGCTGTACAGCCAAAATCAGAGATGTGATTGTCCTTGGAATGATAACGCAGTTAAAAGAG ggaaaattttttctgGAAGATCCTACAGGAACAGTGCAACTGGATCTTAGTAAAGCT CAGTTCCATAGTGGTTTATACACGGAGTCATGCTTTGTCTTAGCAGAGG GTTGGTTTGAAGATCAGGTGTTTCATGTCAATGCCTTTGGATTTCCACCCACTGAACCCTCTAGTACCACTAG GGCATACTatggaaatattaatttttttggagggcCTTCTAATACATCTGTGAAGACTTCTGCAAAACTAAAACAACTAGAAGAAGAGAATAAAGATGCCATGTTTGTGTTTGTATCTGATGTTTGGTTGGACCAAGTAGAAGTATTGGAAAAACTTCACACCATGTTTTCTG GTTATTCACCAGCACCTCCAACCTGCTTTATTTTCTGTGGTAATTTTTTGTCTGCACCATATGGAAAAAATCAGGTTCAAGCTTTGAAAG attcCCTAAAAACTTTGGCAGATATAATATGTGAATACCCAAATATTCACCAAAG TAGTCGTTTTGTGTTTGTACCTGGCCCAGAGGACCCTGGATTTGGTTCCATCTTACCAAG GCCACCATTTGCTGAAAGCATCACTGATGAATTCAGACAAAGagtaccattttcagtttttacaaCTAACCCTTGCAG AATTCAGTATTGTACACAAGAAATTATTGTCTTTCGTGAAGACTTAGTGAATAAAATGTGCAGAAACTGTGTCCGTTTTCCTAGTAGCAATTTGGATATTCCTAATCAT TTTGTAAAGACTATCTTATCCCAAGGACACCTGACTCCTCTACCTCTTTATGTCTGCCCGGTGTACTGGGCGTATGACTATGCCCTGAGAGTGTACCCTGTGCCCGATCTGCTTGTCATCGCAGACAAATACGATCCTTTTACTTTGACCAATACCGAATGCCTCTGCATAAACCCT